ACAGCGTCGCGATGTCCGACGAGGAGCGCGACGAGTTCCTCGGCCGGGGCGGAACGGGCGTGCTCTCGCTGTCGACCGACGACGGTCCGCCCCACGCCGTTCCCGTCTCCTACGGCTACGACGCGGCGGAAGCGACCTTCTACTTCCGGCTGGCGGTCGGCGCCGACGGGTCCAAAGGCGAGTTGAGCGACCGCCCCGTGACGTTCGTCTACTACGCTCAGGAAGACGGTGACTGGCACAGCGTCGTCGCCGAAGGCCACCTCGAAGACGTCGAACGCGAGGGCATCGAGACCGAGACGCTGGACGGGCTCCGTCGGGTCGATATCCCGCTCATCGGCATCTTCGACCACCCCACGCGCGAGGTCGATTTCGACTTCTGTCGCCTCGTTCCGGACGCCCTGAACGCCCGCGTCCAGTCCTGAGCGACTCCCCGGCTACCCCGGGAGGAACACGTTGACGACGGCGACGACGAGGCCGGCAAGCGCCATGCGGAGCGCCGCGACGTACCACCGCTGTCCGGATATCGACCCCATGTACGCGCCGAACACGC
The genomic region above belongs to Halomicroarcula saliterrae and contains:
- a CDS encoding pyridoxamine 5'-phosphate oxidase family protein, coding for MSPHSVAMSDEERDEFLGRGGTGVLSLSTDDGPPHAVPVSYGYDAAEATFYFRLAVGADGSKGELSDRPVTFVYYAQEDGDWHSVVAEGHLEDVEREGIETETLDGLRRVDIPLIGIFDHPTREVDFDFCRLVPDALNARVQS